DNA from Polaribacter sp. NJDZ03:
GCGCGTTGGTATGGTTTTAGGAAACGCAACATTCATCAACGAAATATTAAAAGTAAAATCTAATATGGATTCTGGTATGTTTTACGGAATTCAAAAAGGAGCCATAGAAGCATTACAATTATCAGATGATTGGTTTTTAGCACAAAATAAAATATACGAAGAACGTAGAAATTTAATTTGGCAATTGGCAGATAAATTGGATGCTGTTTATGATAAAAACTCTACAGGGTTATTTGTTTGGGCAAAAATACCAGAAGGAAAAAAATCTGAAGAAGTTACAGATGGAGTTTTATATGATAACGATATTTTTATTACACCAGGAACCATTTTTGGTTCTCAAGGAGAAGGATACATCCGTTTTTCATTATGTGTAACAACAGATATTATAAAAGAAGCAATTAGCAGGTTTTAATGAATAGCAATGGGTTTCAACCCATTGAACGTGGTTTCAACCCATTGAACGTGGTTTCAACCCATTAATCGTGGTTAAAATCTATTGAAAAAAGAAAAAATGAAAAATATATACATGATTGGTATTGGATTAATTGGCGGTAGTTTTGCTATCGACATTAAAAAAAACAATCCAGATGTTGTAATTCACGGAATTAGTAGAAAAGATGAAACCTTAAATAAGGCTTTAGAATTAAACCTAATAGACAAGAAAGCAACTTTAGACGATATCGAAAATGCAGACTTGGTAATTGTATCTATTCCGGTAGATGCAACCGTAAAATTATTACCTACTATTTTAGATAAAATATCTGATGATGGTTTGGTAATTGATGCCGGATCTACAAAAGAAGCAATTTGTAAAGTAGTTGAACATCATCCAAAAAGAAGAAATTTTTTAGCATGTCATCCAATTGCAGGAACAGAAAATTCTGGACCAACAGCAGCTATATCCGGCTTGTATGTTGGAAAAACCAATATTATCTGCGAAGTAGAAAAGACAACTTTTAAGCTTCAAGAAAAAGCATTAAAGCTTTTTATGGATATTGGAATGCGTATTCGTTACATGGACCCCGTTTCTCATGACAAGCATATTGCGTATGTTTCGCACTTGTCTCACATAAGTTCATTTATGTTAGGTAAAACGGTTATTGATAAAGCTAAAAATGAACGCGATATTTTTGATATGGCAGGTTCAGGATTTGCCTCCACAGTTCGTTTGGCAAAAAGTAGTCCAGCAATGTGGACACCAATTTTTAAACAAAATAAAGAAAACGTAATAGAAACGTTAGAAGCATACATTAACAATTTACAACAGTTTAAAGAGTTGATGCAAAAAGATGATTTCTCTGAGATTTTTAACGAAATGGAGAATACAAATCACATAAAACAAATTTTAAACGGCATAAAATAATAAGCCAAAACAAGCAGAAAAATGGAGAATACTAAAGAATTAAGAACATGGTTGGACGATATGAAATTAAATCATCCACTAGTAATAGCAGGGCCTTGTAGTGCAGAAACCGAAGAACAGGTTTTAAAAATTGCACACGAACTAAAAGATTCTGATGTAAGCTATTTTAGAGCAGGAATATGGAAACCAAGAACAAGACCAGGAATGTTTGAAGGTGTTGGTGAAATTGGTTTACACTGGTTAAAGAAAGTAAAAGAAGAAACAGGTATGAAAACCTGTACAGAAGTTGCAAATGCAGCGCATGTAAAGTTAGCTTTAGAGCACGATGTAGATTTATTATGGATTGGTGCACGTTCTACAGTATCACCATTTATTATGCAAGAAATTGCAGATGCTTTGGCAGGTACAGATAAAATTGTATTGGTAAAAAATCCAGTAAATCCAGATTTAGCTTTATGGTTAGGTGGTATCGAAAGATTATATACTGCAGGAATCAAAAACTTAGGAGCAATCCATAGAGGGTTTTCAACATACGAAAAATCTAAATATAGAAATACTCCAGAATGGCAATTAGCTATTGAGTTTCAGAATAAATTTCCAGACTTACCATTAATCAACGATCCATCTCATATTACAGGTAAGAGAGACATGATTTTTGATGTTTGCCAAACTGCATTAGATTTAAACTTTGATGGTTTAATGATAGAAACTCACTTTGACCCAGAAAATGCTTGGTCAGATGCTGCACAACAAGTTACTCCTGCTGCTTTAAAGCAAATAATGGTAGACTTAAAAGTGAAGAAACAAACTGAAACTGCTGTAAGTTACAGAGAGCCTTTAGAGAACTTAAGAGCTCAAATTAACGTGGTAGACGATCAATTAATAGATTTATTAGGTAAAAGAATGCAAGTTGCCGATAAAATTGGTCAATTAAAGAAAGATCAAAACGTAGCCGTTTTACAATCACGTCGTTGGAACGAGATTTTAGGAAACATGGTTTTAGAAGGTAGTAGTAAAGGTTTAAGTGAAGAATTTGTTTTAAAAATGTTTAAAGCAATTCACCAAGAATCTATCGTACATCAAGAAAAAATTATCAACGGATAATTTTTAAGCATATATTTATTTAAATACCTTCAAGTTTTATAATTTGAAGGTATTTTTTTTGGGCGTTACCAAGCAAAAAAGCTTGGTCAGACTAGAATTTATCTTGAGCGTAGTTGAAAGGCATTCACTTTTTTTGTCAAAAAACATAAAAGAGCTCAAATAATTGCTCAATCCTTAACGCTTGGTGAAAACTTAAAAAGGATGTTTTGTTAGACTACCAAAAGTATATTAAGACCTCACAGGTTTTTAAAACCTGTGAGGTCTTATTTTAATATGCAATAAATTACAACAATTGTTAGTTTTTAAGTGTGGGTAAGTACTTTAACTACAGTAATATAGCGATAATATTCGCCCAGCTAGTGCTCGTTTGCAACGAGTACCGAAATTAATGTTATACACGTTATAAACGAGCGTGAGCAATATTGCTGACCAGACAGGTCTTTTTAACACAAATTAAACCATAGGAGTTGTTAGAAAAGACAAAAACTGGTGAATTCGTGGCAATTTCAATCCATTTTTTCATAAATCAATATTAATTCAGCATCTTTGTATTAATGAAAGGAATCGTATATAAATCTACAGGAAGTTGGTATCAAGTAAAAGCTGATAACGGAGAGTTTTACAAATGTAGAATCAAAGGGAAATTCAGAATTAAAGACATCAAAAGTACCAACCCAATTGCGGTTGGTGATAAAGTTGTGTTCGATTTAGAAAAAAAGAATGATGAAGAAACAGGTGTTATCAAAAAGATTTTAGACAGAGATAATTATATTGTCAGAAAATCTGTAAACCTATCTAAGCAAATACATATTATTGCGTCTAATATAGACCAAGTTTTCTTATTGATAACCATTAATAATCCGCCTACATTTGCCACTTTTATAGATCGTTTTTTAGTAGCAACTAGAGCTTATAGAATAGATACTATATTAGTTTTTAACAAGATAGATTCTTATCAACTAGAAGAAAGAGCAGAGATTCTGTATTTAAAAGATATTTACGAAGCAATTGGGTATCGTTGTGTAGAAGTTTCTGCAACGCAAAACATAAACATAGATACCATTAAAGAACTAATGACTGGCAAAACATCTATGTTTGTTGGGCATTCTGGTGTTGGTAAATCTACTTTAGTAAATGCAATAGAACCAACCCTAAACTTAAAAACAAAAGAAATTTCAGACCAACATAATCAAGGTAAACACACTACTACTTTTGCAGAAATGTTCGATTTAGGTTTCGATGCAAGAATAATAGACACACCAGGTATTAAAGGTTTTGGTGTTGTTGATATTGATAAATATGAATTAGGAGATTATTTTCCTGAGTTTTTTGCTTTAAAACAAGACTGTAAATTCAATAATTGTATTCATACAAAAGAACCACAATGTGCTGTAAAAGAAGCATTAGAAGAAGAGCGTGTTTCTTGGTCTCGTTATAAAAGTTACCTTCAAATTTTAAGTGGAGATGAAGAGAAAGAACATTTTAGAACTGATGTTTGGAATGAAGAAGATAATGAGGAGTAAAACATTATGAAAATAGTAATTCAAAGAGTATTAGAAGCCAGTGTAACAATAGATGGTGCTAAAGTTGCAGAAATAAAAACCGGACTTTTAGTATTATTAGGTATTGTTGCAGAAGACACTCAGGATGACATTGATTTCTTGGTTAGAAAAATAGCAAATCTTCGGGTTTTTAATGATGAAAATGAAGTGATGAATAAATCACTCGTAGATATTAATGGCGAAGTAATTGTTGTAAGTCAGTTTACATTACAGGCGTCCACCAAAAAAGGAAATAGACCCAGTTATATTAAAGCAGCAAGACCAGAAATTGCAATTCCTTTGTATGAGAATTTTGTAGAAACATTAGCTGCAGAAATCGATAATAAAGTACGAACAGGTAAGTTTGGTGCAGATATGAAAGTAGCTTTGGTAAATGATGGTCCGGTTACAATTATTATTGATTCTAAAAATAAAGAGTAACTTTTATAAAACCGTTAAATGTTAATTTTATTAAAAAATTAAAACAATACTTTCCATGGAAAATAAATCACGTATATTTGCCATGGGAAATAAAATAAAAATCAATCTAAATCAAATTAAAAATGAAAAAAATAGTTTTATCATTAGTATTAGTAGCATCAGTTTTAACTGCATGTAAAGGAGAAAAGAAGGAAAAAGTAGAAGTTAAAGAAGCTGTAAAAGTAGAGGTTAATGTTGCTGAATTAAATAATGTTGATACTGCTGTATCTGTTTTAAATTGGGCAGGAACAAAACCAGGTGGAGCGCATAATGGAACAGTAGCTTTAAAAAGTGGAGGATTATTAGTTGAAAATGGTAAACTTACAAATGGTGAGTTTGTAATTGATATGTCTACAATTGTATGTTTAGATATACCTGTGGATAATGAAGGAAATGCAAAATTAGTAGGACATTTAAGTAATGAAGACTTTTTTGATGTAGCTACATATCCAACCTCTAGTTTTGTAATTACTAAAGTAGAAGAGCTTGAAGGAAAATTAGCTGTTACTGGAAATTTACAAATTAAAGATGTAACAAAAAGTATTACAATACCAGCAACAATCTCTACCGAGAATGGAGTTACCGTATTTACAAGTGAAACTTTTAATGTAGATAGAGCAGATTTTAATGTAAAATATGGATCTAAAAAATTCTTTGAAGGATTAAAAGATAAATTTATTGATGATATTATGACTTTCTCTTTTGTTGTAAAAACGAAAGCGTAAATTAGATTAATTCAAATTCAATTTTAGAGGCTAAAAACGTATGTTTTTAGCCTCTTTTTTTTTATTTTTTTTAACTTAGGGTTGCTATTCCTATGATTGTATGAAAAAGTTTATTTCATTTTGTCTATGTATTTCCCTGTTTTCAATAACTACTACTTTTAGTCAAAAAGAAAATTACGCTTCCTTATTAATCCCTAGTCCAATGCTTTAAAAGAAGCTAAAAATACAGTTATTAGAGACACTGTATAGAAATTATTATTGAAGAGGTAGATAAAATGACAGTGTTTAGAAGAGAAGTAATTACTGTTTTAATAAAATAGGAAACAGTTATGTTAACAGTTCTGCTCATTATGATAATGACATTAAAAAAAACAGAACTTTCCGCTACTATTTATGATGCTTTTGGTAATTAAATTAAAAAATATTACGAATACATGAAAATTTAAGAACTACTATCACTCAAAAAAAGAAGAGTTTTTTATGTTATAAAATATAAAAAGAAATTTAGCTGTATTAATATCCATAAAAAATAATTAAAGTTGTTTATTTTTCTTTTTTGCTAAAAAAGGTTGCAGACAAGGATTCAATTTGCGTAGTTTCTTCTAATATCGTAACATTACAAAACAAAATTTTTACTATATGGAGAGCAAGAATATTATACCAACAAAAATAGAAGACGAAAAAATTATTGAAAATAAAGAACTTAATATTTGGGAAGCTTTACTTCCTGTTTTTGCCTTAGTTGGTATGTTATTTTACAACGTATTTTTTGTATATGGAGACGATGCTTTAAGTGGTAGTAATCAATTTCTTTTAATAATGGGGGCAGCAGTTGCTGCACTTGTTGGTTTTAAGAATAAGGTTTCTTATAAACAAATGATAGAAGAAGTTTCAGAAAACTTAAAATCTACTTCTGGCGCTATATTAATTTTATTAATGGTTGGTGCTCTCGCAGGAACTTGGTTAATAAGTGGTATTATTCCTTCTATGATTTATTATGGACTACAAATTTTAAATCCAACAATATTTTTAGCTGCCTCTGTAGTTATTTGTGCAATTATTTCTGTAGCAACAGGTAGTTCTTGGACAACTTCTGCAACAGTAGGTATTGCTTTAGTAGGTATTGGTAATACTTTAGGCATTTCTGCAGGTATGACGGCAGGTGCGGTTTTATCTGGGGCTTATTTTGGTGATAAAATGTCTCCGTTATCAGACACAACAAATCTTGCACCAACAATGGCAGGAGGAGATTTATTTACGCATATAAAATATATGTCGATAACCACAATACCAACAATTATAATAACATTATTAATTTTTGTAATTATTGGTTTTTCTATAGAAACTACAGGTACGCCAGATATTTCAGATAAATTAGCGGCTATAGATGGCGCTTTTAATATTTCTCCTTGGTTGTTTATAGTTCCTATTACTGTAATTGTTCTAATTGTAAAAAAAACAGAACCTTTAATAGCATTATTAGCGGGTACTTTATTAGCAGGTATTGTTGCTATAATTGCACAGCCAGATATAGTAATGAACGTTGCTGGTGCAGATTCTTTAACTTTTAATTCGGCTTATAAAGGAGTTATGAACGCAATAACGGTAGATTCTGCTGTAGAAACGTCTAGTAAAGAATTAAATGATTTATTTACGGCTGGCGGAATGAATGGTATGTTAGGTACAATTTGGTTAATTATTTGTGCAATGGTTTTTGGTGGAGTTATGGATGCAATTGGTGCATTAGCTAGAATTAGTAAAGCTTTATTAACTTTAGCTAGTTCTGTTTTTGGTTTATTTGCAAGTACTGTTGCAAGTTGTTTAGTTTTAAATATAACAGCTTCAGACCAATATTTAGCAATTGTAGTTCCTGGTAAAATGTTTAAAAAAGCTTATGAAGACAAAGGTTTAGCACCAGAAAATTTAAGCAGAACTTTAGAAGATTCTGGTACGGTAACGTCTGTTTTAATTCCTTGGAATACTTGTGGCGCTTATCAATCTGGAGTTTTAGGTGTCTCTGTGTCAGAATATTTTTTCTTTGCAATCTTTAACTGGTTAAGTCCTTTTATGACTTTAATCTTTGCCGCTTTTAATATTAAAATTAAGCAACTTGTTAAAAAATAATATAATAATTGCTGCAACTATTTCCGATGCGAAAACTCTTACAGAAGTAGCCTTAAAATCGAAAGCTTTTTGGGGATATTCTAGTGAGTTGATAGAAAGTTGGCGTGCAGACTTAACCGTAACCTCTAAAACCATACAAACTTGCCAAGTGTATAAATGTATGGTTGATAAAGTTGTTGTTGGTTTCTATGTATTAAACACTGCAAAAGAAAACCTAGTTAAATTAGAGATGTTATTTGTTTTACCTCTTTTTATAGGCAAAGGAATCGGGAAAAAGTTATTAGCCCATGCTTTAAACAAGGCAACAATTTCTAAAGTAAAAACAATAGAATTAGTAGCAGACCCAAACGCAATTCCTTTTTATAAATCGCAAGGTTTTTTAGTGAAAGAGCAAATAGGTAGTGCTATTTTAGGTCGTTTTTTGTCTTTAATGCAAAAAGATTTATAACAATAGAAATGATTAAAAACAACCACGGAATTCCGTGTAGCAAAACATCAAACCAATCTTTAGCTTGCATGGCATGTTCTCCAGAAAAAGCATTTCCACCTAAAATCCATTGAATTTTCCCTAAAATATGGGGCGGATTAAAAGGTGTAAGCCCTAATGTTAAACTTGCAATTAAAAAGAGTTTCCAGTTATCTTTTAGCTGTTTTTTCATTTATCCTTAATTTAAGATTTTTGTAAATTGAAAATATAAAAATGATAGATGATTGAAGGGTGAAATAGGTTAGAATTCTAAAGTAGAAGCCAAAATTATAATTGTCATTTATAAAATACATCAAGGTAATATAAATAATGATTATTGATATATTTAGTAAAATAAAAGTTGCTAAATGTTTCCATTTGAATAATAGCAGTAAACTAATAAGGCTTGTTGCTATTAAAATTAAAAGAAATGAAAGAATCAAGATCATAATAAAATTAATTTTTAGACAAACGAGCTAAAATTTTTTCTTTCGGTAAGTATTTAGAATAGGAACTATATAAACCAGTTCCAAACCAAACCAAAACGAATTACAAAATCTCTATAAGGATAGTTAGGTGCAGAGTAATAATTTTTTTCTGTAAAGCTAGAAGTTACATTCTCTATTTTTAAAAACAAACGCGTTCTTCGCACTTGTGCATTAAAGAAAACATCTACAGAAGGAAAACCTATTTCTTGTTCGTTTTGTATGGTAAACTCTGCTAATAACGGATTATAAGCATTCATTTTATACTTAGAAAAATAATTAAAAGTTGCGCCAATATTTACCAGCATTGGTTTTCCTTTAAACCAATAATCTTGGTAATATAATGTGTTTCTAGTAACCAGTTCTGGAACCCTAAAAACAGAACTTCCGCTACTTACGTTTTGGTACATTATGGTATTGTCTAAAGCAAACTTTTTAATTCTAAACTCTTTACTTGCTTTTACCTTTAAATAGGTAACTTGGCTATCAAATTGTTGAGGTTTGTTGTTTTCATCAAAATACGTATAGTTGTCTATATTGGTAAAATTTAGAGAAGCATTTAGCCATTTAGAACTTAAGTCAAATCCTAAATCTCTTGTATTTACAGAACTAAAATCATTGTACCAGTTGTAATCATCATATTTACTTTGATGTAATAAGGTATTAAAATTTGGTGACTTAGAACTAATTAACAAACTTCCTTTTACCGCAAAAAGACTGTCTTTTTTAAACAATGCTTCTCCTTGTAAAAAACTCCCAGACAATCTACCGCTTCCTGGAGACAGATTACCTGTAGCATTTAAATAAAAGTTATTAATTTTTGCATTCCAATCTGCACCCACAGAAATAGCATTTCCTTCTAATTTAATTTTAGAAATGGTACTATTAGAATTTAAAATAGAGTCATAACCATAAGAATAATTGGTAATATTTACTTTGGCTTTAAATTTACCAAGTACATATTTAGAGTTAAACTCTAAGTTCATTTCATTATTTGTAATGGTACTTTTAGCTTGGTTATTACTTGCGCCAGAACTATTAGATTCCCCAAAAAAGCTTGTTGTTATTGTAGGTTGTGTAAAACTATATTCTTTAGTTTCTGTAGTAAAAATATGTCCGACTTTTAAGTTGCTAAAATCTGTTTTATTAATAGTGTCTTTATTAGCTAATAACTTATAACTATGGTCTAAGTATACTCTTCTACCTTCAAAATCATTTTCTGCATCGTTTAAATTTACATCTAAATAAGATCGAGTTCTATAGTCTGAAGCATTGCTTTCAAACTTATCAATTTCAACTTGAGGCAAACCACCACTTTCTTCATTAAAGAAATCTTGAGACGTTATATGTCCACGAATTTCATATTGATTATCTTCTGTTCTATAATGAAAAGCACCTCTAAAATTTCCATGGCTAGCCAAAGACCTTCTATAAGCTCCCAAAGAACGAATACCTTTATACGAAAGTGAAACATTAAGTCTTGGAGAAAAATTAGCAGTAAAAATAGCATCTAAAATTTGCCCTTGTTGCAAACCAGTTCTGTACGTTATTTCTGTAGTTGGTGTTGGTACTTCGTAATATTTTATTTCATCGATATCTAAATAACTAAATTGTTTTGCAGTAAAACCAATATCTGGCATTAATTTTAGATTGCTAAAATCATATCCTAAATTAGTAAAAGTTTGTCCTTGATTATGAAAAGCCAATAACTCAAAATTATCAGTTCTTAAATAATTGAATTTATAATCCTTTTGTATCGATAGGGTAGTGTCTATATAAGTAGTATCTCTTTGGTGAGAAAATATTTTATAGTCTGTATATTTTGTCTTCCCAGATAAAGTTACAGAAATTTCACCAGAATTTCTAATAGAATCATTTTGAGATTTAGGGTTTCTTCCTAAACCATTTCCACCATTTCCCAATTGAAAATCTGCTTGAGCATATAGCGTGTTTGTTATAAGGAGAACAAGTATTGATAAGAAAAATAACGATTTATTCATAGATTGTTTCTGCAACGGCAAATGTAAAATAATTTAACGAAAATAATCGTTAATAATTATTATGAAATCTGTTAATTAAACTATATTTTTTATGTTTTACTTTAAAAACCTTTAAAAAAGTGTCTTTCCTTTACAAACAAGAAACTAAAAGTAAAAGTTTTCTTTTCTTTGTAAAATGTTAGCATCAAATTATAGTGGTTTTTCTTTAGAAGCAGGTACAGATGAAGCTGGTAGAGGCTGTTTATGTGGGCCAGTTGTGGCAGCAGCAGTAATTTTACCAAAAGATTTTACACATCCTTTTTTAAATGATTCCAAGCAATTATCAGAAAAAAAGAGAGAAGAATTGCGTCCTTTTATAGAAAAAAACGCCATTGCTTATGGCGTTTCTTTTGTTTGGCAAGAAGAAGTAGATCTCATAAATGTTTTGCAAGCCTCTATAACGGGCATGCATCGATCTATTGAGATGCTTAAAATTGAGCCACAATATATTATTGTAGACGGTAATAAATTTAGAAATTACAAAGATATTCCGCACCAAGCCATTGTAAAAGGCGATGCAAAATACCTAAGTATTGCCGCAGCTTCTGTATTGGCAAAAACGTATAGAGACGAGTATATGGCAAAGATTCATAAAGAATTTCCTATGTATAATTGGGCAAAAAATAAAGGCTACCCAACCAAAGAACACCGAAACGGAATTAGAGAATTTGGTGCAACAAAATACCATAGAAAAACGTTTAAGTTGCTACCAGAACAGGTAAAATTAAAGTTGTAATTTTTTTTAGAAGCTATTTCCTGCTTTCACTACTCGCTTTTTTTACTGCTAGTTCTCGATACAAATTTGCTCATTCTTCACAAATTCACTCGAACGGACAGTAAAAAAGAGCTCAAAAAAACCGTTCAATCAGGGCTAAGTCGTTTTGCTAACTTTTAAAAATCTCATACAATTATTTCCTTTTTATTTAAAAACTTCAACTATTTTTACGCTCCAAAATTTTAAGTAATGATAAGAAAAACCAAAGCAGAAATTACCAAATGTATTTTACATAAAGTTGCCAATAAATTTAATAGTGGACAAAATGTTTTTTCTGAAGACTTAATTCGTTTCGATCAAGAAAGTTACGATTTAATGAAAGGTTTTTTATTAAAACCATTCGGAAATTTAACGCAGAGTTACCGTTTTACAAAACATGAAGATGTTCGTTTAAATGAAGTAAACAAGTTTGCTTCAGAAGTTTTTACAGACGAAGAAAGTTTTGTAGAATACTCTAAAAGTATTGTAAACCATTTATTTGAACAATCTAATTCGGCACAAATAA
Protein-coding regions in this window:
- a CDS encoding prephenate dehydrogenase, with product MKNIYMIGIGLIGGSFAIDIKKNNPDVVIHGISRKDETLNKALELNLIDKKATLDDIENADLVIVSIPVDATVKLLPTILDKISDDGLVIDAGSTKEAICKVVEHHPKRRNFLACHPIAGTENSGPTAAISGLYVGKTNIICEVEKTTFKLQEKALKLFMDIGMRIRYMDPVSHDKHIAYVSHLSHISSFMLGKTVIDKAKNERDIFDMAGSGFASTVRLAKSSPAMWTPIFKQNKENVIETLEAYINNLQQFKELMQKDDFSEIFNEMENTNHIKQILNGIK
- a CDS encoding bifunctional 3-deoxy-7-phosphoheptulonate synthase/chorismate mutase type II, producing the protein MENTKELRTWLDDMKLNHPLVIAGPCSAETEEQVLKIAHELKDSDVSYFRAGIWKPRTRPGMFEGVGEIGLHWLKKVKEETGMKTCTEVANAAHVKLALEHDVDLLWIGARSTVSPFIMQEIADALAGTDKIVLVKNPVNPDLALWLGGIERLYTAGIKNLGAIHRGFSTYEKSKYRNTPEWQLAIEFQNKFPDLPLINDPSHITGKRDMIFDVCQTALDLNFDGLMIETHFDPENAWSDAAQQVTPAALKQIMVDLKVKKQTETAVSYREPLENLRAQINVVDDQLIDLLGKRMQVADKIGQLKKDQNVAVLQSRRWNEILGNMVLEGSSKGLSEEFVLKMFKAIHQESIVHQEKIING
- the rsgA gene encoding ribosome small subunit-dependent GTPase A; this encodes MKGIVYKSTGSWYQVKADNGEFYKCRIKGKFRIKDIKSTNPIAVGDKVVFDLEKKNDEETGVIKKILDRDNYIVRKSVNLSKQIHIIASNIDQVFLLITINNPPTFATFIDRFLVATRAYRIDTILVFNKIDSYQLEERAEILYLKDIYEAIGYRCVEVSATQNINIDTIKELMTGKTSMFVGHSGVGKSTLVNAIEPTLNLKTKEISDQHNQGKHTTTFAEMFDLGFDARIIDTPGIKGFGVVDIDKYELGDYFPEFFALKQDCKFNNCIHTKEPQCAVKEALEEERVSWSRYKSYLQILSGDEEKEHFRTDVWNEEDNEE
- the dtd gene encoding D-aminoacyl-tRNA deacylase, which encodes MKIVIQRVLEASVTIDGAKVAEIKTGLLVLLGIVAEDTQDDIDFLVRKIANLRVFNDENEVMNKSLVDINGEVIVVSQFTLQASTKKGNRPSYIKAARPEIAIPLYENFVETLAAEIDNKVRTGKFGADMKVALVNDGPVTIIIDSKNKE
- a CDS encoding YceI family protein; this translates as MKKIVLSLVLVASVLTACKGEKKEKVEVKEAVKVEVNVAELNNVDTAVSVLNWAGTKPGGAHNGTVALKSGGLLVENGKLTNGEFVIDMSTIVCLDIPVDNEGNAKLVGHLSNEDFFDVATYPTSSFVITKVEELEGKLAVTGNLQIKDVTKSITIPATISTENGVTVFTSETFNVDRADFNVKYGSKKFFEGLKDKFIDDIMTFSFVVKTKA
- the nhaC gene encoding Na+/H+ antiporter NhaC; its protein translation is MESKNIIPTKIEDEKIIENKELNIWEALLPVFALVGMLFYNVFFVYGDDALSGSNQFLLIMGAAVAALVGFKNKVSYKQMIEEVSENLKSTSGAILILLMVGALAGTWLISGIIPSMIYYGLQILNPTIFLAASVVICAIISVATGSSWTTSATVGIALVGIGNTLGISAGMTAGAVLSGAYFGDKMSPLSDTTNLAPTMAGGDLFTHIKYMSITTIPTIIITLLIFVIIGFSIETTGTPDISDKLAAIDGAFNISPWLFIVPITVIVLIVKKTEPLIALLAGTLLAGIVAIIAQPDIVMNVAGADSLTFNSAYKGVMNAITVDSAVETSSKELNDLFTAGGMNGMLGTIWLIICAMVFGGVMDAIGALARISKALLTLASSVFGLFASTVASCLVLNITASDQYLAIVVPGKMFKKAYEDKGLAPENLSRTLEDSGTVTSVLIPWNTCGAYQSGVLGVSVSEYFFFAIFNWLSPFMTLIFAAFNIKIKQLVKK
- a CDS encoding GNAT family N-acetyltransferase, with translation MLKNNIIIAATISDAKTLTEVALKSKAFWGYSSELIESWRADLTVTSKTIQTCQVYKCMVDKVVVGFYVLNTAKENLVKLEMLFVLPLFIGKGIGKKLLAHALNKATISKVKTIELVADPNAIPFYKSQGFLVKEQIGSAILGRFLSLMQKDL
- a CDS encoding putative porin gives rise to the protein MNKSLFFLSILVLLITNTLYAQADFQLGNGGNGLGRNPKSQNDSIRNSGEISVTLSGKTKYTDYKIFSHQRDTTYIDTTLSIQKDYKFNYLRTDNFELLAFHNQGQTFTNLGYDFSNLKLMPDIGFTAKQFSYLDIDEIKYYEVPTPTTEITYRTGLQQGQILDAIFTANFSPRLNVSLSYKGIRSLGAYRRSLASHGNFRGAFHYRTEDNQYEIRGHITSQDFFNEESGGLPQVEIDKFESNASDYRTRSYLDVNLNDAENDFEGRRVYLDHSYKLLANKDTINKTDFSNLKVGHIFTTETKEYSFTQPTITTSFFGESNSSGASNNQAKSTITNNEMNLEFNSKYVLGKFKAKVNITNYSYGYDSILNSNSTISKIKLEGNAISVGADWNAKINNFYLNATGNLSPGSGRLSGSFLQGEALFKKDSLFAVKGSLLISSKSPNFNTLLHQSKYDDYNWYNDFSSVNTRDLGFDLSSKWLNASLNFTNIDNYTYFDENNKPQQFDSQVTYLKVKASKEFRIKKFALDNTIMYQNVSSGSSVFRVPELVTRNTLYYQDYWFKGKPMLVNIGATFNYFSKYKMNAYNPLLAEFTIQNEQEIGFPSVDVFFNAQVRRTRLFLKIENVTSSFTEKNYYSAPNYPYRDFVIRFGLVWNWFI
- a CDS encoding ribonuclease HII, with the protein product MLASNYSGFSLEAGTDEAGRGCLCGPVVAAAVILPKDFTHPFLNDSKQLSEKKREELRPFIEKNAIAYGVSFVWQEEVDLINVLQASITGMHRSIEMLKIEPQYIIVDGNKFRNYKDIPHQAIVKGDAKYLSIAAASVLAKTYRDEYMAKIHKEFPMYNWAKNKGYPTKEHRNGIREFGATKYHRKTFKLLPEQVKLKL